From Toxorhynchites rutilus septentrionalis strain SRP chromosome 2, ASM2978413v1, whole genome shotgun sequence, a single genomic window includes:
- the LOC129765367 gene encoding muscle LIM protein 1-like isoform X3 yields MPFKPAENPKCPKCGKSVYAAEERVAGGHKWHKGCFKCGMCGKMLDSTNCAEHENELYCKNCHGRKYGPKGYGFGGGAGCLSMDTGAHLSNDGQ; encoded by the exons aTGCCTTTCAAGCCAGCTGAAAACCCAAAGTGTCCCAAGTGCGGCAAGTCGGTGTACGCCGCTGAGGAACGAGTCGCCGGTGGACACAAATGGCACAAAGGATGCTTCAAGTGCG GAATGTGCGGCAAGATGCTCGACTCCACAAACTGTGCAGAGCACGAGAACGAGCTGTACTGCAAAAATTGCCACGGACGCAAGTACGGACCAAAGGGATACGGTTTCGGTGGTGGCGCTGGATGCCTATCGATGGACACCGGCGCCCATCTGTCGAACGATGG